CATGATCGGCTCGGTCTCTCTCTCATGGACCGCATTCCCTGGGTCAACTACAGCAAGCCGCCCGGCCCAACCTGGTGGGCCTGCGTCAATCGCGTGCAGTTGAGCAGCGCGCACGAGCTGGTCTACTGGCTGACGAATGACTCGACCCGTGTTCGCTCGGACAACCGTCGCGTGCTGCAGGCGCATACCGAACAGCATAGGAAGCTGATCGCCGCCGGCGGCGAGGCGCGGACAGCAATCTATGGCGATGGCGCGTACCGTTTTCGACCCGGCTCCTTTGCCGGCGACACCGCGGGCCGATTGCCGCGCAATGTCATCGAGCGTGGCCACGCCTGCGCGGATACCCGGCTATATCGGAAGCGCGCGAAGGAACTCGGCCTCCCGATCCATGGCGCGATGCAACCCACGGACATCCCCGACTTCTTCGTGCGCTTCCTCACCGAGCCGGACGACCTGGTAGTGGATCCGTTTGGCGGCACGGTCCGTACCGGGCTGGCGGCGGAGAGGCTGGGGCGTCGGTGGCTAGTAACCGACTGGATACTGGAGTATCTGCGCGGCGCCGCCGAGCTCTTTCGAGGCTGCTCTGGCTTCGGCTTGCATCCGGCACTTGCATCCGCCAACTGGTCGGTATCCTAGGTTGGCCACAGCAAGCTCGAGCATCTCCACGCGAACGACCGGCGCGACAGCATCCTTGCGGTCACTTACGACCCTGGCTTTGCCACGATAGGTGGCAAGCCCTTTAAGCCCGTCCTGGACATCCATCCGGGGATCGATTGGGACGCCGGGCGGATCTTTCTCGATATCGGTCCGAAGCCGATGGCACCGAACGAGGACCTGGACAAGCTAAAGGCATTGGTCCGAGACTACTCCGAGGCCATCGGCTTCGTATTGCTCGCCTTGCGCAATACCCATCTCACCCCAGAGGCTCGATTGCAGGCAATCAGCCGCACTGTCGCGGGAATTCGCTGAGCACCTGGCCAGGTTCGGTGGCCGCAGTAGCCGCCCATGCCTGTGCCCGGGGCAATGAGTCGGGTTGCATCGGCGAAACGGTCCGTATCCTGGCCAAGGAGCCTCGGCATTGCGCCGCGGACATAGCGGAGGAGCGAGAGAGAATGGACCCGTGGCGCCCTATCCAGTTTATGCAAGGCCGCTCGCTCGTCGCGCCGGCAATGCAATCGAGGTCCAGCGCGACCGATTCGCCGGTCGCCGTAACGCCGGAGGTTCGCGCCCTCCTCGCCAAGGACTGCGTCGTCGCGATCGGTGTCAGCGGCGGGAAGGATTCCGACGCTTGCGCCATTGCCACCACACGCTATCTGGACCAGATTGGCCACGCAGGTCCGCGCGTGCTGATCCACGCCGATCTCGGCCGCGTCGAATGGCGCGATAGTCTACCGAGCTGCGAGCGCCTCGCCAAGGCGATCGGCTGGGATCTCATGGTGGTCTCGCGGAAAGCCGGCGACATGCTTTCCCGTTGGGAAGGCCGATGGGCAAACAATGTGGCCCGCTACGCAGACCTGCAATGCGTCAAGCTGATATTGCCGTGGAGTACGCCGTCCATGCGCTTCTGCACCAGCGAGCTCAAGGTCGACGTGATCACTGCCGCCCTCAAAAAACGGTATCCCGGCCAAGAAATAGTCAACGTTGCAGGGATCCGGCGCCAAGAGAGCGCCGCCCGAAGCAAGATGCCTGTCTCGGCGCCAATGGCAAAGCTCTCGCGGAAGGGCATCATCGGGCTCAGCTGGAACCCAATCATCGAATGGGATCTCTCCCAGGTATTCCGCACGATCGCCGGCGCCGGCCTGACGCTGCACGAAGCGTACACGCGATACGGCGCCAGTCGCGTCAGCTGCGCGTTCTGCATCATGTCCGCGGCAGCGGATCTGGCGGCAGCCGCGTCATGCGCCGACAACCATGACCTGTACGTTCGGATGGTCGAGCTGGAGGCCGTCAGCACATTCGCCTTCCAGGGCAACAGATGGCTTGCCGACGTGGCTCCCAGCCTGCTGCCGGCAGAGATTCGCGAGCACATTGAGCTGGCGAAGGTGGCGGCTACGGAGCGCCAAGCGATGGAAGCCATGCTGCCCGGCCACCTCCTGTAGTACGGCAGGATGGCCGACGTCGGTACCGACTCACGCCGAGGCAAGCCTGATCGCCCGGGTGCGCCGGCGCGTGTCCAGCCTGGTCGGCATCGACGCGCGGCATGTGACGCCGGATGCCGTCAGTGCGAGGTATGCACGCGAAGGCGGTGCTGTTGGTTCGGCCCGCATGTACACGCCAGACCTTTTCTCAGAGATCGCGAATCGGGAGATTTTGTTGTAATAACCATACATCTTGGTGGCATCTTGATTGACCGGAGTTCGGGCCGTCCAATGCCCATCTCGCGCGATCTCAGGAACTCCCGTCGCATGCCGCCAGAGGCTCAGAAACGCGCTGTAGGAGGCCCTCTACCCACCCATCCGCGGGAAAAGAGCCGCATTAGCCCTTCCGAGCAACAGGGCTATCTGGTTTTCGCTTTGTGCCCCGTCTGTCACAAACCTGCGGGACGCGGACATTCGAACCCCTCCCTACTCTTCTATCGTTTCTTCTTCATCGAGAAGCCGGGGTGTAAAGTCATCGCGACGCTCAAGCCGACGCAGTCTGTGGCGCGATCGCAATGCGGCGTTGGTGCAGCGGATTTCACTTTTGGAAAAGATGCCGGCGGGAGTTGATAGACCGGCATAACTAGGCAGGGAAAGCGATGACGGGTCAGTTTCACGACATTCTGACGGCAAGCAGTTACAGCGACAGCCGCAGCTATAAGCTAGCGTTCCACGGATATCGGGGAGTGTGGCAACAGGAACTTGGCCGCGCTAGCAACACATCCTTGAGCGCGAACATGGGAATACCCGTTGAGCGTGTTCCTCTCGCGGAGAAGGCCTGCTTCTTCGACACCGTCGTTCTGCAGCGCATCCCCTCCACATCGACCAGTCCGGTGCCCCCCGCAACGGTGTGGCCTGGCGTCGAGACACAAAGCACGCCCACCACTCCAGTCACACCCGCTAGGCAAGGCCTGACTGAGCGTCAACAGGACGTGCTCACCCACTTGCTTGAAGGGCTGCCAAATAAGCTCATCGCGCGCCGCTTAGGCCTGACGGTAAACACCGTCAAGGAACATGTCTCTGCCATCTTGCAGCGCCTTGGCGCACGCTCACGAACTCAGCTGCTATCGGGGATGAAGCCATTCCGCGCGCATGAGGTGCATGCCGGCAATGCCGCCAACTCGGCGGCGCATGATCAACCCGCCGGCGCCGCACTCAGCAGCACCCCAATCAAGCCGGAGGAGCTCGGCCTCACGAGCCGCCAGGGTACCGTATTACGCCATTTGCTCGACGGGCTATCCAACAAGGCGATCGCACAGCGCCTGGGATTGACGGAGAACACCGTCAAGGAACACGTTTCGGCGATCCTGGAACGGCGTGGCGCGCGTACTCGCATGCAGTTGATATCGCACATGAGGCAGGTCTTCACACCTCCGCCCGCTTCGGAGTCGGATAGCGACTGCCAGCAGGCCAGCTGAGGCGCTACACTTCGCAGCCGTCGCCTTCGGGGGATCTGGAAACCGTCCCGTTTAGCTTGGCGTTGTATGCGCGATAGGCTCGCTTCCGAGGCGCGCTGTTCGCTGTGATCGCCTCAATATCGAGCACCGTTCGGTAGCCGGCCGCGGAAGTCGTTCGCCGCGCTATCACGCACTTAACGCCTTGTTTGGCGGCTTCGGCAGCATCCAGCACCGCGCGAGCATTCCCCGGATCAAGCAGGAACGTTGCCTGCAGAGCACGCGCGAGCTGCTGTGCAGCAAGACGCTGTGGCGCCGAAAAGCGTTGCCCGGCAATCCACGCGTCGACATCGTCGCGGATCCCATTGGCCTCCGCGTCCAGCCCTCGTATGTCTTCGTCTTCCAGGCCGGCGCCGGCGACGACACACACTGCAGCTAAGGCGGCCGCGGCTACGATAGATTGCCAAACTTGCACCGTGTATCTCCCACAAGCGCCCGTGCGACAGAAGCGGCGACCAGCGTTGGTAGTGCGGCCGCCTGGGAGAGCTCAATTGACTAGCAGCTGCGAAACTGGCAATCCCGAAGACCAATCGACCTTGCGCAGGTAGTCCGGTCTCTGACAAGCCGTCACCAGTCTCTCGATCCCTGCGGCCTCCAGCCAACAACCGAGTGCCTTCCCTAGTTCATCGAACGCCAGCGGATCGCCCGGTGCGTCGAAGCCAATCAGGCAAAAGACCTGTCCCGTATCGTCGTTGTCCGCCCAGTCGATCCCATGGGCCAAAAGGCTCTGAACGGTCGACGTCACGAGCGCATCGCTGATCAGGTCGCTCAGATAGATCCCGACCGTTTCCGCCTCCTTTCTCAAGTGAGGCAACTCAAGATAGGGGTCGGCTTTGAGATAGCCCAGAATCGCCAGGGTGGCCCCGTCGCCGTCATTGTCCTGGGAGTGATCGACCACCAGCATCCCCCATTCGGTCCGGAGTGCACGCCGCGGGCGAAGCGCATCGTCCAATTGCCCAAAGTCGTCGCCGCCTTCGACGGCTGCCTTGGCCCTTGCAACGCCAATGACATATTCCGGCAACGACGTCAGCGGCCAGTTCTCCAGCGCCTCTGGGCCGATGCCCTTTGCCAGGATTCCGGCAACCTCTTCGGCCGAGTATTCGCGGTCCTCTCGCATTTCCTTCTCCAAG
The sequence above is drawn from the Cupriavidus sp. D39 genome and encodes:
- a CDS encoding DNA-methyltransferase yields the protein MKQLGIIERVEGERGLWRLSENARQKLHKASAGVRLVAFSTDLGVAVWARSRDVFPRLGEPISLCVTSPPYPLRQARAYGNPNEAQYVDFLCEALEPIVRELVPGGSIVINIGNDVHLARSPARSLYAERLLLALHDRLGLSLMDRIPWVNYSKPPGPTWWACVNRVQLSSAHELVYWLTNDSTRVRSDNRRVLQAHTEQHRKLIAAGGEARTAIYGDGAYRFRPGSFAGDTAGRLPRNVIERGHACADTRLYRKRAKELGLPIHGAMQPTDIPDFFVRFLTEPDDLVVDPFGGTVRTGLAAERLGRRWLVTDWILEYLRGAAELFRGCSGFGLHPALASANWSVS
- a CDS encoding phosphoadenosine phosphosulfate reductase family protein codes for the protein MDPWRPIQFMQGRSLVAPAMQSRSSATDSPVAVTPEVRALLAKDCVVAIGVSGGKDSDACAIATTRYLDQIGHAGPRVLIHADLGRVEWRDSLPSCERLAKAIGWDLMVVSRKAGDMLSRWEGRWANNVARYADLQCVKLILPWSTPSMRFCTSELKVDVITAALKKRYPGQEIVNVAGIRRQESAARSKMPVSAPMAKLSRKGIIGLSWNPIIEWDLSQVFRTIAGAGLTLHEAYTRYGASRVSCAFCIMSAAADLAAAASCADNHDLYVRMVELEAVSTFAFQGNRWLADVAPSLLPAEIREHIELAKVAATERQAMEAMLPGHLL
- a CDS encoding response regulator transcription factor, whose protein sequence is MTGQFHDILTASSYSDSRSYKLAFHGYRGVWQQELGRASNTSLSANMGIPVERVPLAEKACFFDTVVLQRIPSTSTSPVPPATVWPGVETQSTPTTPVTPARQGLTERQQDVLTHLLEGLPNKLIARRLGLTVNTVKEHVSAILQRLGARSRTQLLSGMKPFRAHEVHAGNAANSAAHDQPAGAALSSTPIKPEELGLTSRQGTVLRHLLDGLSNKAIAQRLGLTENTVKEHVSAILERRGARTRMQLISHMRQVFTPPPASESDSDCQQAS